CGAAGAAGCCGATCGACCAGCCGAGCACACTGCCCCGCTGGAGCCGCCAGGCCAGCGCGCCCACGGTGCGCAGGCGGCCGGAAGCAGGTCCCGGGCGGGTCGGCACGAAGCTCATGCCCACGTCCCGGCGGCCCGCGAGCACGTACGTCAGCACGCCCTGTGCCGCGATCGCCGCCGCGAACAGCCCCAGTACCCACCAGCGTTCGCCCGCGAAGGCGCGCAGCTGCGACAGCCACCCGAGGGGCGACAGCCAGGTCAGGACGGACGAGCCGTCGACCGACTCCGAGTCGCCCGCCGCCCGCAGAGCGAAGGCCACGCCCAGCACTCCCGCCGTCAGCCCCCGCGCCAGCCGCGCGCTCTCCGTCAACTGCGCCACGATCGCGGCCATGGTGGCGAAGAGCATCCCCACCGCCGCGAGGCCCAGACCGAACGCCACCGCTCCAGCGGTCCCCTGACCTGCCAGGCCCACCGTCACGAGCAGGGCCAGCACCCCGCTCGCCACGGCTGCCGCCAGCAGCGCCGCCGTCAGCGAGGCACGGCGGCCCACCGCCCCCGAGGCGATCAGCTCGTGCCGGCCGCTCTCCTCCTCGTCACGGGTGTGGCGTACGACGACCAGGAGACCGGTGACGGCGGCGAGCGCGCCCGCGTAGACGCCGACGCGCCAGGCGGTGAGGGCACCGAGGGAGCCGTCGAAGGCGGGGCCGATCAGCGCGCGGAGGGAGGAGTTGGCGGCGACCTGTCGGAGCAGGTCGGCGCGCTCCGCCTCGGTGCCGTAGAGGCCCTTCAGGGTGTTCGGCATGGAGAGGACCATGAGGGCGTTCACCGCCACCCACACCGGGATCATCACCCGGTCGCGGCGGAGCGCGAAACGCAGCAGCACTCCCGTACCCGCGAGGGAGGTCATGACGCGTCCTCGTCCTGGTAGTGCCGCAGGAACAGTTCCTCCAGTGTCGGCGGGGTCGACGTCAGCGAGCGCACACCCGAGTCGGTCAACGACCGCAGTACGGCGTCGAGTTGTTCGGTGTCGACCTGGAGCCGTACCCGGCGGCCCCGGACGTCGAGGCCGTGGACGCCCGTCAGACCCGCCAACCCGTTGGGGGCGCCCGCGAGTTCGGCCGTGACGCTGGTCCGGGTGAGGTGGCGCAGCTCGGCCAGCGAACCCGACTCCACCGTGCGGCCG
This is a stretch of genomic DNA from Streptomyces sp. NBC_00285. It encodes these proteins:
- a CDS encoding ABC transporter permease, whose protein sequence is MTSLAGTGVLLRFALRRDRVMIPVWVAVNALMVLSMPNTLKGLYGTEAERADLLRQVAANSSLRALIGPAFDGSLGALTAWRVGVYAGALAAVTGLLVVVRHTRDEEESGRHELIASGAVGRRASLTAALLAAAVASGVLALLVTVGLAGQGTAGAVAFGLGLAAVGMLFATMAAIVAQLTESARLARGLTAGVLGVAFALRAAGDSESVDGSSVLTWLSPLGWLSQLRAFAGERWWVLGLFAAAIAAQGVLTYVLAGRRDVGMSFVPTRPGPASGRLRTVGALAWRLQRGSVLGWSIGFFVAGVVYGGLTDGVADLVGDNEKAREIFERMGGQSGLTDAFLASMTGMLGLVAALYVVASVLRLHGEETSMRAEPLLANAVGRLRWALGHLVIAFGGAVLIMLLAGLGLAVGYGREAGPILGACLVQVAAVWVVGGLAVLLYGLAPRLAPLSWGVAGAVLLIGWVGPALDVPRPVLELSPFGHLPKLPGGGMTWEPVLVLLALAAVLVAGGLTGLRRRDLTT